The following are encoded in a window of Lactobacillus panisapium genomic DNA:
- a CDS encoding SLAP domain-containing protein, whose protein sequence is MKIKKLITTIAIGVGLVAPVVNINQPRAVEAASINSIAKQNSYVGETYLYKMLQTANIRYNKFYANGNIIRYRKGKPEGIVIHETATPNASAYNEAIYFNREWMNMYSYVHAFVDSKQVIQMMTPNYGVWGAGAVANNRFIQIELCEENTRANFAKSVSNDAIYAAKLLHRYGITPVNASNTGQGTIWSHHAVSRFLGGTNHTDPDGYFAKWGYSMNDFFALLKYYYNLQAGDTAAEAPTDTSASDSTAGDNVSQAPTGKKTLMHDAYVYDEQGNRTNAELKTAGTDVTVAQEKVINGRKYLQIGENQYVVASNILGTERVLSHNAYIYDTTGLRADNSKLLRGAKVRTYGGRVNINGSMYYPISATRFVKVANF, encoded by the coding sequence ATGAAGATCAAGAAACTAATAACTACTATTGCTATCGGAGTAGGTTTAGTTGCTCCTGTTGTTAATATTAATCAGCCGCGTGCAGTTGAGGCGGCTTCAATCAATTCAATTGCCAAGCAAAATAGCTATGTTGGCGAAACTTACTTGTATAAAATGCTGCAAACAGCCAATATTAGGTACAATAAGTTTTATGCTAACGGCAACATTATTCGGTACAGAAAGGGTAAGCCAGAAGGAATCGTAATTCATGAGACCGCAACACCGAATGCTTCTGCTTACAATGAAGCCATTTACTTTAACCGTGAATGGATGAACATGTACTCATATGTCCACGCCTTTGTCGACAGCAAGCAAGTTATCCAAATGATGACGCCAAATTATGGTGTCTGGGGTGCTGGTGCTGTTGCCAACAACCGTTTTATTCAAATTGAACTATGTGAAGAAAATACGCGGGCAAATTTTGCTAAAAGTGTCAGCAATGATGCTATTTATGCTGCTAAGTTGCTTCATCGTTATGGCATTACGCCGGTTAATGCCTCCAATACTGGCCAGGGAACGATCTGGTCACACCACGCCGTTTCACGCTTTTTAGGCGGAACCAATCACACTGACCCTGATGGTTACTTCGCTAAGTGGGGCTATTCCATGAATGACTTCTTTGCTTTGCTCAAGTATTACTATAATTTGCAAGCAGGAGATACTGCAGCAGAGGCCCCAACTGATACTTCAGCTAGCGATTCAACCGCTGGTGACAATGTTTCGCAAGCACCAACAGGGAAGAAGACTTTGATGCACGATGCTTATGTTTACGATGAACAAGGCAATCGTACTAATGCGGAATTAAAGACTGCTGGAACGGACGTGACCGTTGCGCAAGAAAAGGTAATTAACGGCAGAAAGTACTTGCAGATTGGTGAAAATCAATATGTCGTTGCAAGTAACATTCTGGGTACTGAACGGGTATTGTCACATAATGCTTATATTTATGACACTACCGGTCTTCGGGCGGATAATTCCAAGCTGCTGCGCGGTGCAAAAGTGCGGACTTATGGTGGCCGGGTTAACATCAACGGCTCCATGTATTACCCAATTAGTGCTACCCGCTTTGTTAAAGTAGCCAATTTCTAA
- a CDS encoding SLAP domain-containing protein, producing the protein MKRRLITGFSAAVLAASAVIPVTNNLIAASPARAEKVSAATVSETTFLNTAVSQAQKVAKKYGLYPSVMIAQAIVESNWGQSGLAVNANNLFGMKADDKWPGAVYSAKTREEDKNGKSYYVVAKFRKYNNYQESFDDNGNKLRNGVSWQPDRYQGAWLENAASYTDATKALTGTYATANNYNTILNTRITSSNLTQYDPKISNASKSYVVKKSGATYAWPTDHSVSAKTDSVNKGDAVTVTKTITFYNGRKRMYISGKGWVNDTLLDAGSALPPASQAPKGDEKVNKTLMHNSFVYNDKGKRVKGMKALKSGDEGKVIATYGTKTINGKKYYRIGEDQYIACGNIDGTFRTLKKNAFVYNDYGNRDNKKVMKKNKSVATYGAAINIYGKKYYRIGIHQYIKKANFKVE; encoded by the coding sequence ATGAAAAGAAGACTTATCACTGGTTTTTCAGCTGCAGTTCTTGCTGCATCGGCTGTTATTCCGGTTACCAACAACTTAATTGCCGCTTCGCCAGCGCGGGCTGAGAAGGTTTCAGCAGCGACAGTGAGTGAGACAACTTTTTTAAATACTGCTGTTAGCCAGGCACAAAAGGTCGCTAAGAAGTATGGCTTGTACCCATCTGTGATGATTGCTCAGGCAATCGTTGAATCAAATTGGGGTCAATCAGGCTTAGCGGTTAATGCCAATAATCTCTTTGGCATGAAAGCTGATGATAAGTGGCCGGGTGCTGTTTATTCCGCTAAGACGCGTGAAGAAGATAAGAATGGCAAGAGCTACTACGTGGTTGCTAAATTTAGAAAGTACAACAATTACCAGGAGTCATTTGATGATAATGGTAATAAATTGCGTAATGGTGTTTCTTGGCAACCCGACCGTTATCAAGGTGCGTGGCTTGAGAATGCCGCTTCCTATACTGATGCAACTAAGGCCCTGACAGGTACCTACGCAACAGCTAATAATTACAATACAATTTTAAACACTAGAATAACCTCCAGCAATTTGACACAGTATGACCCGAAGATTTCCAACGCTTCGAAGTCTTATGTGGTTAAAAAATCAGGCGCAACTTATGCCTGGCCAACTGACCACTCAGTTTCTGCGAAGACTGACTCTGTTAACAAGGGCGATGCCGTCACTGTTACTAAGACAATTACCTTTTATAACGGCAGAAAGCGGATGTACATTTCTGGTAAGGGCTGGGTTAACGACACTTTACTAGATGCAGGCAGTGCATTGCCACCAGCTTCACAGGCTCCTAAGGGCGATGAGAAAGTTAACAAGACTTTGATGCATAACTCATTTGTCTATAATGATAAAGGCAAGCGCGTCAAGGGTATGAAGGCTCTTAAGTCAGGTGACGAAGGAAAGGTAATTGCCACTTACGGCACCAAAACAATCAATGGTAAGAAATATTACCGTATTGGCGAAGATCAATATATTGCGTGTGGCAATATTGATGGTACCTTTAGAACTTTGAAGAAGAATGCCTTTGTTTATAATGATTACGGCAACCGTGACAATAAGAAGGTCATGAAGAAGAATAAATCAGTAGCAACTTATGGTGCTGCGATTAACATTTATGGTAAGAAATATTACCGCATTGGCATTCACCAATACATTAAAAAAGCTAACTTTAAAGTTGAATAA
- a CDS encoding DUF1659 domain-containing protein has product MSFELLDQSIQYSFYNPKYGKEKTKSRIFRNLKKGASAAGLAKVGDALAILQGDDLIAATLIQKQAIPLIEEGN; this is encoded by the coding sequence ATGAGTTTCGAATTACTAGACCAATCAATCCAATATAGTTTTTACAATCCTAAATATGGTAAAGAAAAAACCAAGTCGCGAATTTTTCGTAATCTGAAAAAAGGTGCCTCTGCTGCGGGGCTTGCCAAGGTGGGGGATGCACTGGCAATCTTGCAAGGGGATGACCTAATAGCGGCAACACTGATTCAGAAACAAGCAATTCCATTAATTGAAGAAGGTAACTAA
- a CDS encoding SLAP domain-containing protein produces MKKNLRIVSAAAAALLAVAPVAATSVSTAFAATGDVTIKPGTTNTTSSTTFGVKVLLNNPGAIVAGNSVSALKATVQSDNGEVDLTNSTSQVYAADQFDTTGGKKVLKSNASAAATFADGVTYYVVVKGFSIKGLTPNTKYTINGTEVTTSNNGYAYFDSLISDDGITVSKTAKQGAPYVVDKSKPTNPVATSGSVDLNGIYTVSAIKDAITTKYGVNTTAGNSDTSAKGDWKDLTGDIKAGLQAAGVTVNADDSFAKPAAPFTFTANLLANNGKTGTFAITVNPESTTGDITYPTISFKNGAGKFGPNQTVEVGDASWNYVPVNGVVNVDAIKADFSAKVSGLDATPLATSVDISKVNTKVAGKYPVTVSATNADGKTTRVTFQLTVGVKGATYKTVQSDGDVPVYKIEGNNVTDTKTTVKNGDQIAVFGDAIKVGDKSYTRINSADSNLYVETKYVDGSFKPAEKTSKTVMHNAYIYDKDHKRVGTKTLAAYTKVDVLGATTKLADGSLVYQIGDNQYVMADNIDGTVRTLSHNAYVYKTSKKRADSRVLRKGAKVTTYGSPYTFKNGKAYYRIGGPSKQYVKVANFN; encoded by the coding sequence ATGAAGAAAAATTTAAGAATTGTTAGTGCTGCTGCAGCTGCATTATTAGCCGTTGCACCAGTTGCTGCAACTAGTGTATCAACTGCATTTGCCGCAACAGGTGATGTTACTATTAAGCCTGGAACTACTAATACAACTTCAAGCACTACTTTTGGAGTAAAAGTTCTTTTGAACAACCCTGGTGCCATTGTAGCTGGAAATAGTGTATCTGCTTTAAAGGCTACTGTACAATCAGATAATGGTGAAGTAGATCTTACTAATAGTACTAGTCAAGTCTACGCTGCAGATCAATTTGATACTACTGGTGGTAAAAAGGTATTGAAATCAAATGCTTCGGCAGCAGCTACTTTTGCAGATGGTGTTACATATTACGTTGTAGTTAAAGGCTTTTCAATTAAGGGCTTGACTCCAAATACTAAGTACACTATTAATGGTACTGAAGTCACAACTTCTAATAATGGTTATGCATACTTTGATTCTTTAATAAGTGATGATGGTATTACAGTATCAAAAACGGCTAAGCAAGGTGCCCCATATGTTGTAGATAAGTCTAAGCCAACTAATCCAGTAGCTACCTCAGGTTCAGTAGACCTTAATGGTATTTACACTGTATCAGCTATTAAAGATGCTATTACTACAAAATATGGTGTAAATACAACAGCTGGAAATTCTGATACTTCAGCTAAAGGTGACTGGAAAGACCTTACTGGTGATATTAAGGCTGGTCTTCAAGCAGCAGGTGTTACTGTAAATGCTGATGACAGTTTTGCAAAACCAGCTGCACCATTTACTTTTACTGCAAACTTACTTGCAAATAATGGTAAGACTGGAACTTTTGCAATTACTGTTAACCCAGAATCAACTACGGGTGACATTACTTATCCAACGATTTCATTCAAGAATGGTGCGGGCAAGTTTGGTCCAAATCAAACTGTTGAAGTTGGAGATGCTAGTTGGAACTATGTTCCAGTTAATGGCGTAGTAAATGTTGATGCTATCAAGGCTGACTTCTCTGCAAAAGTTAGTGGCTTAGATGCAACTCCTCTTGCTACATCTGTAGATATTAGTAAGGTTAACACTAAGGTTGCTGGTAAGTACCCAGTTACTGTAAGTGCAACTAATGCTGATGGTAAGACTACCAGAGTTACATTCCAATTAACTGTTGGTGTTAAGGGTGCTACTTACAAGACTGTTCAATCAGATGGTGATGTTCCAGTTTACAAGATTGAAGGTAACAACGTAACTGACACTAAGACTACTGTTAAGAACGGTGACCAAATTGCTGTCTTTGGTGACGCAATCAAGGTTGGCGACAAGTCATACACTCGTATTAACAGTGCTGACTCAAACCTTTACGTAGAAACTAAGTATGTTGACGGTTCATTCAAGCCTGCTGAAAAGACTTCTAAGACTGTTATGCACAATGCTTACATCTACGACAAGGACCACAAGCGTGTTGGTACTAAGACTTTAGCAGCTTACACTAAGGTTGACGTTCTTGGCGCAACTACTAAGCTTGCTGATGGTAGCTTGGTATACCAAATTGGTGACAACCAATACGTAATGGCTGACAACATTGATGGTACTGTTCGTACTTTATCTCACAACGCTTACGTATACAAGACCAGCAAGAAACGTGCTGACAGCCGTGTATTACGCAAGGGTGCTAAGGTAACTACTTACGGCTCACCTTACACATTCAAGAATGGTAAGGCTTACTACCGTATCGGTGGCCCAAGCAAGCAATACGTTAAGGTTGCTAACTTTAACTAA
- a CDS encoding DUF2922 domain-containing protein translates to MVTRTKTLQLVFLNGKAKKVNLTVQNVADDLDSETVKTAMTTIAQADAFAKEGVDLYQVPQSASYVERVVTNLFDNSAAESKQSAAGGSIRANH, encoded by the coding sequence ATGGTAACCAGAACAAAGACCTTACAATTAGTATTTTTAAACGGCAAAGCTAAAAAGGTTAACTTAACCGTGCAAAATGTGGCAGATGATCTTGATTCAGAGACAGTTAAGACAGCAATGACGACAATTGCGCAAGCAGATGCTTTTGCAAAAGAGGGGGTGGATCTCTATCAGGTTCCTCAGTCTGCTTCATATGTTGAACGAGTTGTTACTAACTTGTTCGATAATTCTGCAGCTGAATCTAAGCAGTCTGCAGCTGGCGGAAGTATTAGAGCGAATCATTAG
- a CDS encoding KUP/HAK/KT family potassium transporter has protein sequence MNQKKKRISAAGLLITIGIVYGDIGTSPLYVMKSIVNGNGGIANVNRELILGSISLIFWTVTLLTTVKYVLIALRATNRGEGGIFALYALVRKRAKWLVMPALIGGAALLADGTLTPAVTVTTSIEGLKNMRFGSSIPVPNQNSVIIITIAILLVLFSIQMLGTSSIGKAFGPIMFVWFTFLGIIGVLNMANDWSILEALNPVWAIKILFSPANKAGIFILGSIFLATTGAEALYSDVGHVGKGNIRGSWPYVFLCLSLNYLGQGVWILQNPHYQAHGTELNPFFEAVPSSLRLFAIILATIAAIIASQALITGSFTLVSEASGLKFLPRMKINYPTTEHGQIYIPSVNKMICVATIAIVIFFRTSEHMEAAYGLSITVTMLMTTLLLFEYLGSKNRPLLLRLCFLVVFGFIEGMFLVSSLTKFMHGGYVTVLIAGFIGVIMFIWYFGNRVRDKHEGASTYVRLDEYTDMLTDLSHDDDYPTYATNLVYMAKVKYNKFIKREILYSILDKRPKRAAAYWFVSVNITNEPFTAKYAVNTYGTKNVINVQLFLGFKKQTSVNVYLRQIVQDLIKDGTIEAQPQEYTTTPGRKVGDFSFVIVNEVVSPLTKLKGFEKWILKARIWLQNLSSNPASWFGLEFTDTVVEQVPLILGRPKKNLHIRRVAPRDYSHLKDQEIDNS, from the coding sequence ATGAATCAGAAAAAGAAACGGATTTCGGCAGCTGGTCTGCTAATCACGATCGGAATCGTTTACGGGGATATCGGAACTAGTCCACTCTACGTAATGAAGTCAATCGTGAACGGTAACGGCGGAATAGCTAACGTTAACCGTGAATTGATTTTGGGTTCAATTTCTTTAATTTTTTGGACAGTCACATTGCTGACGACTGTCAAGTACGTGCTGATTGCGTTAAGAGCAACCAACCGTGGTGAAGGCGGGATCTTCGCCCTGTATGCTTTAGTTCGTAAACGAGCTAAATGGCTGGTAATGCCGGCATTAATCGGAGGAGCCGCACTGCTGGCTGACGGAACGCTAACCCCAGCCGTGACGGTTACGACCTCAATCGAGGGGTTGAAAAACATGCGTTTTGGTTCTAGCATCCCGGTGCCCAACCAAAATTCCGTCATCATTATTACAATCGCAATTTTGCTGGTACTATTTTCGATTCAGATGCTCGGAACTAGCAGCATTGGAAAAGCTTTTGGACCAATTATGTTTGTCTGGTTCACCTTCTTAGGGATAATCGGCGTCTTGAATATGGCCAATGACTGGTCAATTCTTGAAGCCCTTAACCCAGTTTGGGCAATCAAGATTTTATTTAGCCCAGCTAACAAGGCTGGTATTTTTATCCTCGGTTCTATTTTCCTGGCAACAACTGGTGCCGAAGCCCTATATTCCGATGTTGGTCATGTCGGCAAGGGCAATATTCGTGGCTCATGGCCATATGTTTTTCTTTGCCTGTCATTAAACTATCTTGGCCAAGGCGTCTGGATTTTACAAAATCCGCACTACCAAGCTCACGGCACTGAACTCAATCCGTTCTTTGAAGCTGTTCCAAGTAGTCTGCGGTTATTCGCGATTATTTTGGCAACAATTGCGGCGATCATAGCATCGCAAGCCTTAATCACTGGTTCATTCACGCTTGTTTCCGAAGCCAGTGGACTGAAGTTTTTGCCACGGATGAAAATTAATTATCCAACAACCGAGCACGGTCAGATTTATATTCCATCTGTTAACAAGATGATCTGTGTGGCAACAATTGCTATTGTTATCTTCTTCAGAACCTCAGAACATATGGAAGCGGCCTATGGTCTTTCCATCACGGTCACAATGCTGATGACTACTTTGCTCTTATTCGAGTATCTGGGTTCTAAAAACAGACCGCTATTATTACGCCTGTGCTTTTTAGTAGTTTTCGGCTTTATTGAAGGCATGTTCCTTGTCTCCAGCTTAACCAAGTTCATGCACGGCGGTTATGTTACCGTCTTAATTGCAGGCTTTATCGGTGTTATTATGTTTATCTGGTACTTTGGTAACCGGGTTCGCGATAAGCATGAAGGAGCAAGCACTTATGTCCGGTTAGATGAATATACTGACATGCTGACAGACTTAAGTCACGATGATGATTACCCGACTTATGCAACTAACTTAGTCTACATGGCGAAAGTTAAGTACAATAAGTTCATTAAGCGCGAAATTCTTTATTCAATTTTGGATAAACGACCCAAACGTGCTGCTGCTTACTGGTTCGTTTCCGTCAACATTACGAATGAGCCATTTACGGCCAAATATGCGGTTAACACTTATGGCACTAAAAACGTCATCAACGTTCAACTTTTCTTAGGTTTTAAAAAGCAAACCAGTGTTAACGTCTACTTAAGGCAGATTGTGCAGGATCTGATTAAAGACGGCACAATCGAGGCGCAGCCACAAGAATACACAACCACTCCTGGACGCAAAGTGGGCGATTTCTCATTTGTCATCGTTAATGAGGTTGTTAGTCCGCTCACTAAACTCAAGGGCTTTGAAAAATGGATTTTGAAGGCACGCATTTGGCTGCAAAATCTTTCATCCAACCCTGCCTCATGGTTTGGCCTTGAATTCACCGATACGGTAGTCGAACAAGTACCGTTAATCCTAGGTCGACCAAAGAAAAACCTACATATTAGACGAGTTGCCCCACGCGACTACTCTCATTTAAAAGACCAAGAAATTGATAATAGCTAA
- a CDS encoding sigma-70 family RNA polymerase sigma factor, which produces MKINHQAFITAWENQKLVRGAIKCAHVRQDYTNYEDFLQEGLLIYAQILTEQVNLPRKEVDRLSFRKVLWHTVDLLRQDKRHNEQQTSLVTRQEISQISHWDNLITLQKEVTKMSALEQQIFVQHLLLQKPVSQLASELKVSRVQLQRVKKNLLQNLRVILER; this is translated from the coding sequence ATGAAAATCAATCATCAAGCATTTATTACAGCATGGGAAAATCAAAAATTAGTTAGAGGCGCCATTAAGTGTGCTCACGTCAGACAGGACTATACTAACTATGAAGACTTTCTGCAAGAAGGACTATTAATTTATGCGCAAATATTAACCGAACAGGTTAATTTGCCGCGTAAAGAGGTCGATCGCCTTAGCTTTCGGAAAGTTCTCTGGCATACGGTTGACTTATTGCGCCAAGATAAGCGACATAATGAACAACAGACAAGTCTCGTAACTAGACAAGAAATTAGTCAAATCAGTCATTGGGATAACCTAATTACGTTACAAAAAGAGGTTACCAAAATGTCAGCTTTAGAACAGCAGATTTTTGTGCAGCATTTACTATTGCAAAAACCAGTTAGCCAGTTGGCTAGCGAGCTGAAGGTCAGCCGCGTTCAATTACAGCGCGTTAAGAAGAACCTTTTACAAAATCTGCGGGTAATTTTGGAACGTTAA